One segment of Monomorium pharaonis isolate MP-MQ-018 chromosome 6, ASM1337386v2, whole genome shotgun sequence DNA contains the following:
- the LOC105840720 gene encoding beclin-1-like protein isoform X2 has product MLVGDSGETESLSHHLKVRATLFDILSSSSSADHPLCDECTDSLLLLMDQQLRMTEGEWSDYNEYLKKLEIEQQYHGHEDVEMENLTKELQDVKAEEERMIRELEALRKEEIATRNAIAEQERERERLQSEEDRYWKEYSKHRRDLMLAEDECRSLDNQLAYASSQLERLKKTNVFNATFHIWHSGHFGTINSFRLGRLPSAPVDWSEINAAWGQTTLLLVALARKMNLTFKRFRLVPFGNHSYIEALDQNKELPLYGSGGFKFLWDTKFDAAMVAFLDCLQQFKEQVEKGDSEFCLPYRMDRGKIEDSATGNSYSIKIQFNSEEQWTKALKFLLTNLKWGLAWVSSQFTKDELNTN; this is encoded by the exons TATTCGATATTCTTAGCAGCAGCAGTTCAGCGGATCATCCACTTTGCGACGAATGTACAGATAGCCTTTTGCTATTAATGGATCAACAATTACGAATGACGGAAGGAGAATGGTCAGATTATAACGAGTACCTGAAGAAACTAGAAATTGAGCAACAGTATCATGGACATGAGGACGTAGAGATGGAAAATCTTACAAAGGAATTGCAGGATGTGAAGGCTGAGGAAGAAAGAATGATAAGAGAGCTGGAGGCATTGAGAAAGGAAGAAATAGCCACTAGGAATGCCATAGCGGaacaagaaagagaaagagagagattgcAAAGCGAAGAAGATAGATATTGGAAAGAGTATTCGAAACACAGAAGAGATCTCATGTTAGCTGAGGATGAATGTCGCAG TTTGGATAATCAACTGGCGTATGCGTCTTCACAGCTTGAAAGGTTGAAAAAAACAAACGTTTTTAACGCCACATTTCACATCTGGCATTCCGGCCACTTTGGAACTATAAATTCATTTCGTTTGGGACGATTGCCGAGCGCGCCAGTGGATTGGAGCGAGATAAACGCCGCATGGGGACAAACGACTCTTTTGCTAGTAGCTCTTGCGCGTAAAATGAATTTAACGTTTAAACGTTTTCGTTTAGTACCATTTGGCAATCACAGTTATATCGAGGCTTTGGATCAGAACAAGGAGCTTCCGCTATACGGAAGTGGaggatttaaatttttatgggaCACAAAATTTGATGCAGCTATGGTAGCGTTTCTGGATTGTTTGCAACAATTTAAGGAACAAGTAGAAAAGGGAGACAGCGAATTTTGTCTGCCATATAGGATGGATCGAGGCAAAATTGAAGACTCCGCGACAGGCAATTCCTATTCTATAAA aATACAATTCAATTCAGAAGAACAATGGACCAAAGCCTTAAAGTTCCTACtcacaaatttaaaatgggGTCTCGCATGGGTTAGCTCTCAATTTACTAAGGACGAACTGAACACTAATTGA
- the LOC105840721 gene encoding uridine diphosphate glucose pyrophosphatase NUDT14 produces MAQNDKNQIVRKKMLDLHNVRVGKVPQDSQWLRSIRLHFTQDGRSKTWDVIRIHDSVSIIVFNTTRRKLVFVRQFRPAVYYASLPEKQDVVDVERYPATLGLSLELCAGIVDKDKPLVEIAREELKEECGYEAPTSAFEQITTYLSSASASAKQTIFYVQVTDSMRIYPGGGDESEGEIIEVVELSIPELKDYIKSKQVQSPVSFLYGVSWFLLNKSEYC; encoded by the exons ATGGCACAAAATGACAAGAATCAGATAGTGCGTAAGAAAATGCTTGATTTACACAATGTCCGCGTGGGAAAGGTCCCACAGGACTCTCAATGGTTAAGAAGTATTCGCTTGCATTTCACGCAAGACGGTCGGTCTAAGACTTGGGATGTGATAAGAATTCACGATAGCGTTAGTATAATTGTCTTCAACACAACTCGAAGGAAGCTCGTATTTGTTAGGCAATTCCGGCCAGCGGTATATTATGCGTCCTTACCGGAGAAGCAAGATGTGGTGGACGTCGAGCGTTACCCTGCAACCCTGGGACTGTCCTTGGAACTCTGCGCTGGTATCGTAGACAAGGACAAGCCTCTCGTCGAGATTGCCAGAGAAGAGTTGAAGGAAGAGTGTGGCTACGAAGCACCCACTTCGGCATTTGAACAAATTACTACTTACCT GTCCAGTGCTTCTGCTAGTGCAAAGCAAACTATCTTTTATGTACAAGTCACAGATAGTATGCGGATATACCCTG GCGGTGGTGATGAGTCTGAAGGTGAAATCATAGAAGTAGTGGAATTGAGCATTCCTGAACTAAAGGATTACATAAAATCCAAACAAGTACAAAGTCCTGTTAGCTTTCTATACGGTGTGTCTTGGTTTCTACTTAATAAATCGGAATATTGttga
- the LOC118646094 gene encoding LOW QUALITY PROTEIN: uncharacterized protein LOC118646094 (The sequence of the model RefSeq protein was modified relative to this genomic sequence to represent the inferred CDS: inserted 1 base in 1 codon), whose product MASRKKKTSLSNEEQLYTYPIVNNEECHLIVRIGFVDLKPVDIIVRVNDRRTTIQENQFSNEYLSREGKTCLLVRTPSNLIQSVKSTPLSIEVYWISHGDEDHNPRNQAGYNLLCAATAFLPGCFRDRIAAAKDKIDGLSKSHTFTKIYSLTDEHGNPCGSISMCLRLSCFGNSIINHLTLHEKSFVFQGFPLGWKFPCTKLSGRDVNDEKYKTKCDDTSLLCKILDPTCWKLHDRNDYTEAEPVLTRPESPPRVSMDQPGFEKLTSAEKLNDDKYRNLIYKTYPDEPTCSCLPTDQSTHPMMCRSGCTRXCCMALRNPDAVKHFPSLATLASNNSKSDVKENVTSYDSTRMRGGKDIEDNNYLNSEALWNEEYRTDYGASVYALSEPTTVIYEKSKETRAPLYKSRPRTADGIKEANCICPGKASSPWKTDASKYTKKPYIGADRMIRAFKEAQEFVDSLGQVPGLVGLGLMDPSESPYFGRDREIQRDYGAVRETPSERKRGYPVSASPAESASLNQCPAPCNTQIGKPIVSTISTPHIAPCTVCVTTAVPGRTGVVREAIPTLPEATLSSIVVKPRKKEDKKEERSEKQKELEITSSTPLDVDVGPCGEPKCKSRRKKAADRTVPHDDIVEEPQIQSTSTIVAKVPGKFMEKGRYPKGKPGPSGDRDRGPMKISRRVMRYVYSIGDVYPGTNYGHKNCIDPRFKVPANMGWLWNTTATVGKLKPRIGWKPGAIGRYLNELLKEAKGASTMGAGTSRMEDHRARSIPSRNSLRRGKVYKSMSYVSHQVKESEEDAEPPPTLHIHRKDGTYYVTMYPIRQETADASHQLEEPMKPLQFKIARNKDDASVASSSTASDMEIEFSPPAAVNRSFRRKPDVIHVDTQVRQQEILDAYELTTADTPKTTKKEKKGKREKRGKK is encoded by the exons ATGGCATcgaggaagaaaaagacaTCCCTATCGAACGAGGAACAATTGTAC ACGTATCCCATTGTTAATAATGAAGAGTGCCATTTGATAGTACGCATAGGTTTCGTTGATCTCAAACCTGTCGACATTATCGTCAGGGTTAATGACAGGAGAACTACGATTcaagaaaatcaattttctaaTGAGTATCTTAGTCGCGAAGGCAAGACATGTCTGCTTGTTCGGACTCCGAGCAATTTAATACAATCCGTAAAATCGACTCCTTTAAGTATCGAAGTGTATTGGATTTCTCACGGTGACGAGGACCATAATCCACGAAATCAAGCCGGATATAATCTTCTCTGCGCAGCAACAGCATTTTTGCCAGGATGTTTCCGCGATCGCATAGCTGCGGCCAAGGACAAGATAGACGGATTATCAAAGTCACACACATTTACAAAGATATACTCTCTGACCGATGAGCATGGAAATCCGTGCGGATCTATATCAATGTGCCTGAGACTGTCGTGTTTCGGAAACTCCATTATAAATCATCTTACGCTTCACGAGAAATCGTTTGTATTTCAAGGATTTCCTCTCGGTTGGAAGTTTCCCTGTACGAAACTGTCCGGCAGAGATGTAAACGACGAGAAGTACAAAACAAAATGTGACGATACATCATTATTGTGCAAAATTCTGGATCCTACATGTTGGAAGTTACATGACCGTAACGATTATACAGAGGCAGAACCAGTGTTGACGAGACCGGAATCACCACCTCGCGTATCGATGGACCAGCCAGGATTCGAAAAATTAACGAGTGCCGAGAAGCTGAATGATGACAAGTACCGTAATTTGATCTACAAGACCTATCCTGACGAGCCGACTTGTTCGTGTCTACCAACGGATCAATCGACGCATCCAATGATGTGTCGTTCCGGGTGTACTC TTTGTTGCATGGCTTTAAGAAATCCCGATGCTGTTAAACATTTCCCATCGCTTGCTACACTCGCTTCCAACAATTCGAAATCGgatgtaaaagaaaatgtgaCCTCTTATGATTCTACGAGGATGAGAGGAGGTAAAGACATAGaggataataattatttaaacagcGAAGCGTTATGGAACGAGGAATATCGGAC TGATTATGGTGCATCAGTCTACGCGTTATCCGAACCGACGACCGTCATATATGAGAAGAGTAAGGAAACACGAGCTCCGTTATACAAATCTCGACCAAGAACCGCGGATGGAATTAAAGAGGCAAACTGCATTTGTCCGGGAAAAGCTTCGTCGCCTTGGAAAACTGATGCGTCAAAGTATACGAAAAAACCGTATATAGGCGCAGATCGCATGATTCGCGCCTTCAAGGAGGCCCAAGAATTCGTGGATTCTCTCGGTCAAGTGCCAGGTCTAGTAGGTCTCGGTTTGATGGATCCATCCGAGAGTCCTTATTTCGGCCGAGACAGAGAGATACAGAGAGATTATGGAGCCGTTCGAGAGACACCAAGTGAAAGAAAACGAGGATATCCCGTCTCGGCATCGCCAGCTGAATCAGCATCGCTGAATCAGTGTCCCGCACCTTGCAATACGCAGATTGGTAAACCTATCGTCAGCACCATCTCTACACCTCACATCGCACCCTGCACCGTCTGCGTAACGACAGCGGTACCAGGACGCACCGGTGTCGTGCGCGAGGCGATACCTACGTTACCGGAAGCGACGCTATCCTCTATCGTCGTCAAGCCGAGGAAGAAGGAGGacaagaaagaagagagatcGGAAAAGCAAAAGGAGTTGGAGATTACGTCCTCCACGCCGCTGGACGTTGACGTTGGCCCTTGCGGTGAACCGAAGTGCAAATCTCGCCGGAAGAAAGCTGCAGACCGGACGGTACCGCACGATGATATCGTCGAAGAACCGCAAATACAATCGACAAGTACGATCGTCGCGAAAGTTCCTGGCAAATTCATGGAAAAGGGCCGATATCCGAAGGGTAAGCCAGGTCCGAGTGGCGATCGTGATAGAGGCCCTATGAAAATCAGCAGGCGAGTGATGCGATACGTTTATTCCATTGGCGATGTTTATCCCGGGACTAATTACGGCCACAAGAATTGCATCGATCCACGATTCAAGGTGCCGGCTAACATGGGTTGGCTGTGGAACACAACCGCAACAGTGGGCAAGCTCAAGCCGCGAATCGGTTGGAAACCGGGCGCGATCGGACGGTACTTGAACGAGTTGCTGAAAGAGGCAAAGGGTGCTTCTACGATGGGTGCAGGTACCAGCAGGATGGAGGATCATCGGGCAAGGTCGATACCCTCGCGCAACAGTTTACGACGCGGCAAGGTATACAAGAGCATGAGCTATGTGTCGCATCAGGTGAAGGAGAGCGAAGAGGATGCAGAACCGCCACCGACTCTCCACATACACCGTAAGGACGGCACGTACTACGTGACAATGTATCCGATCAGGCAGGAGACCGCGGACGCGTCGCATCAGCTGGAGGAGCCGATGAAGCCGCTGCAGTTCAAGATAGCGCGTAACAAGGATGACGCTTCTGTAGCATCGAGTTCCACGGCGTCGGACATGGAAATCGAATTCTCCCCACCAGCAGCGGTTAACAGATCATTTCGCCGGAAGCCCGACGTGATTCATGTGGATACGCAGGTCAGGCAGCAGGAGATTCTCGACGCATACGAGCTAACCACGGCAGACACGCCAAAGACGacgaagaaagagaagaagggtaaaagagaaaagaggggAAAGAAGTAA